Proteins from a genomic interval of Beijerinckia indica subsp. indica ATCC 9039:
- a CDS encoding VIT1/CCC1 transporter family protein, producing the protein MPMTPHIEKHFTATETVRDVVIGMSDGLTVPFALAAGLSAAVSDTSVIVTAGLAEIAAGAIAMGLGGFLAARTDAEHYDSERKREFSEISTLKDREVAEVEQIFKAYGLQGEALNTVTNAITSDRNRWNDFMMRFELGLEKPDPRRALTSALTIGGAYLVGGFIPLIPYILTHSVREALQISVGTTGLALLIFGAVKGHFTGLNPVKAALQTLLIGGLAAGAAFGIAHLFG; encoded by the coding sequence GTGCCGATGACGCCTCATATCGAAAAACATTTCACCGCGACCGAAACCGTCCGTGATGTCGTCATTGGCATGTCGGACGGCCTGACCGTGCCTTTCGCATTGGCGGCGGGTCTTTCGGCCGCCGTCTCGGATACGAGCGTCATTGTCACCGCGGGGCTTGCTGAAATTGCCGCTGGCGCTATTGCCATGGGCCTTGGCGGCTTTCTCGCCGCGCGCACGGATGCCGAACATTACGATTCGGAACGCAAACGTGAATTCAGCGAGATCAGCACTTTGAAAGACCGAGAAGTCGCGGAAGTCGAGCAGATTTTCAAGGCTTATGGTTTACAAGGCGAGGCTCTGAACACCGTCACGAACGCGATTACATCGGACCGCAATCGCTGGAATGATTTCATGATGCGTTTCGAACTGGGCCTCGAAAAACCCGATCCCCGTCGTGCGCTCACCAGCGCCTTGACGATTGGCGGGGCTTATCTCGTCGGCGGATTCATTCCGCTCATTCCCTATATTCTGACGCATTCCGTCAGGGAAGCCTTGCAGATTTCCGTGGGCACGACAGGATTGGCGCTGTTGATCTTCGGCGCGGTGAAGGGGCATTTCACGGGGCTCAACCCCGTCAAGGCGGCGTTGCAAACCTTGTTGATCGGCGGACTCGCGGCTGGCGCGGCCTTTGGCATCGCGCATCTTTTCGGGTGA
- a CDS encoding acid phosphatase, with protein sequence MKKNLLSSIGLLALSLSLAQAKEPIFVQPDQTTAFEILPPPPAADSEKLKKELAELHKLEAQRTEEQVRQAKADDELENMFVFKTILGDRFTPEALPATARFSDDVKNDEGFNTAPAKEGFHRVRPYNLDKTLTPVCKVKTKDDSYPSGHATTGYLEALALIDLLPEKRDIILVRADEYARNRLVCGVHYRSDIEASKLLAYAIHALMHSTPKYKEEMLAARAELRAVFPADVKDQ encoded by the coding sequence TTGAAAAAGAATCTGCTCTCATCCATCGGTCTCTTGGCCCTGAGCCTGTCCCTTGCCCAGGCGAAGGAACCGATTTTCGTCCAGCCCGATCAAACGACCGCTTTCGAAATTTTGCCGCCGCCGCCGGCAGCCGATTCGGAAAAGTTGAAGAAGGAACTTGCCGAACTGCACAAGCTCGAAGCGCAACGCACGGAGGAGCAAGTCCGTCAGGCGAAGGCCGATGACGAACTTGAAAATATGTTTGTCTTCAAAACCATCCTGGGCGATCGCTTCACGCCTGAGGCCTTGCCTGCCACCGCCCGTTTCTCGGACGATGTGAAGAATGACGAAGGGTTCAATACGGCGCCGGCGAAAGAAGGATTTCACCGCGTCAGGCCGTATAATTTGGACAAGACCTTGACCCCTGTCTGCAAGGTCAAGACGAAGGATGATTCCTATCCGAGCGGGCATGCGACAACGGGCTATCTCGAAGCGTTGGCCCTGATCGATCTTCTGCCAGAAAAGCGCGATATCATTCTTGTACGCGCTGATGAATATGCGCGTAATCGCCTTGTCTGCGGCGTCCATTATCGCAGTGATATCGAAGCGAGCAAATTGCTCGCTTATGCGATCCATGCGCTCATGCATTCGACACCGAAATATAAGGAAGAAATGCTGGCTGCTCGCGCGGAGCTGCGCGCTGTGTTTCCGGCCGATGTAAAGGATCAATAA
- a CDS encoding energy transducer TonB, whose protein sequence is MTAVTAEDFISSSPQEEIPPVKPVWLRPAAITFAVLAHASLFLALVMPHDDPPPTPLDAVEVSLVQQGSVETEAAAAPVSDPTLNDQELAEVQTPTATAQPQVAALAAEAAIKEVEDAIAIPVAQPDPLPMTTPTFMPPPEPVPQQQKAETVPVKEKPPEVKPEKKKVEKRRAPQSAERAPVVKTGAARAQRAGVEDGAEAVTGQARATYGALVLAELHRRQFYPPAARAEGLNGNVGVVFTIGASGRVTSHSITRSSGHPALDAAAHQMLQSVQAPPPPGGSFSGSTTIRFSLNH, encoded by the coding sequence ATGACGGCGGTCACCGCGGAGGATTTTATATCGTCCTCGCCACAGGAGGAGATTCCTCCGGTCAAGCCGGTTTGGTTGAGGCCGGCAGCGATTACCTTTGCGGTGCTGGCTCACGCCAGCCTGTTTTTGGCCCTCGTCATGCCGCATGACGATCCGCCACCGACCCCGCTTGATGCCGTGGAAGTTTCCCTCGTCCAACAGGGATCCGTGGAAACGGAAGCTGCTGCGGCGCCCGTATCGGACCCGACCTTGAACGACCAGGAATTGGCCGAGGTCCAGACTCCCACGGCGACGGCGCAGCCTCAAGTTGCGGCGCTCGCAGCGGAAGCAGCCATCAAGGAAGTTGAGGACGCGATTGCCATTCCTGTGGCGCAGCCCGATCCGCTGCCGATGACGACGCCCACTTTTATGCCGCCGCCCGAGCCCGTGCCACAGCAGCAAAAGGCGGAGACGGTTCCGGTTAAGGAAAAGCCCCCGGAAGTAAAGCCGGAAAAGAAAAAGGTTGAAAAGCGGCGGGCGCCGCAAAGCGCGGAACGCGCTCCTGTCGTCAAGACGGGCGCAGCCCGTGCGCAGCGGGCGGGTGTTGAAGATGGCGCTGAGGCCGTGACTGGCCAAGCCCGCGCCACTTATGGGGCTTTGGTCCTAGCCGAATTGCATCGTCGTCAGTTTTATCCTCCGGCCGCGCGTGCCGAAGGTCTGAACGGAAACGTCGGTGTCGTCTTTACGATTGGGGCTTCCGGTCGCGTCACCAGCCACTCGATCACCCGTTCATCCGGCCACCCGGCCCTGGATGCGGCAGCCCATCAGATGCTGCAATCAGTGCAAGCTCCCCCGCCGCCGGGTGGATCCTTTTCGGGTAGCACGACAATCCGCTTCAGTTTGAACCATTAG
- a CDS encoding ExbD/TolR family protein, which produces MAFSSSRGSGGGYQPLADINVTPLVDVMLVLLIVFMITAPMLATGVKVNLPQAKAAQPLNPKEPVVVIVTKEGKLNLNADEIVSEQLVAAIQAKIEGDMNHVIHVRGDKDASYGDVIAIMDLLASNGMTHIALLSDPHAKADAAKAAKLQAPPASAPNTAPATGGQP; this is translated from the coding sequence ATGGCTTTTTCATCCTCTCGCGGGAGTGGGGGCGGCTATCAGCCGCTCGCTGACATTAATGTGACTCCTCTCGTTGATGTCATGCTGGTGCTGCTCATCGTCTTCATGATTACGGCTCCCATGCTGGCGACGGGCGTCAAGGTCAATCTGCCGCAAGCCAAGGCAGCGCAGCCCTTGAATCCAAAGGAACCGGTGGTCGTCATCGTGACGAAGGAGGGGAAGCTCAACCTTAACGCCGACGAGATCGTTTCGGAACAATTGGTAGCGGCCATACAAGCAAAAATCGAAGGCGATATGAATCATGTCATTCATGTGCGTGGTGACAAGGATGCCTCTTATGGCGATGTCATCGCAATCATGGATCTGCTGGCGAGCAATGGCATGACCCATATTGCCTTATTGTCTGATCCGCATGCCAAGGCCGATGCGGCGAAAGCTGCGAAACTTCAGGCGCCGCCGGCTTCTGCTCCGAACACGGCTCCAGCGACGGGAGGGCAGCCATGA
- a CDS encoding MotA/TolQ/ExbB proton channel family protein, translating to METLSISPLSLFEQAGPVGKAVMAILLLASVWCWVLIIEALVSVSRLKKAVRLARSGGIHPLVAPLLDAGQKAAATTIPGESVGEARIRIAEAMHRAAQTIMKKTEGGLPNLAVISSVAPFVGLFGTVWGIMTSFTGIAASKDTSLAVVAPGIAEALAATAYGLAAAIPATLGYNRIGAMLAGLGQTLSHLVEERAVMLISRSSQKSKEVA from the coding sequence ATGGAAACTCTTAGCATTTCCCCACTTTCGTTATTTGAGCAGGCGGGCCCTGTTGGCAAAGCGGTCATGGCGATTTTGCTGCTCGCCTCCGTTTGGTGCTGGGTTCTAATTATCGAAGCGCTGGTATCTGTGTCCCGCTTAAAGAAAGCCGTTCGTCTGGCGCGTTCTGGCGGTATTCATCCTCTCGTCGCGCCTTTGCTCGATGCTGGACAGAAGGCCGCGGCGACCACCATTCCCGGCGAAAGTGTTGGCGAAGCACGCATACGCATTGCCGAGGCCATGCATCGCGCCGCACAGACCATTATGAAAAAAACCGAAGGCGGATTGCCTAATCTCGCTGTCATCTCTTCGGTGGCCCCTTTCGTCGGTCTGTTCGGCACTGTCTGGGGCATTATGACGAGCTTTACCGGCATCGCTGCGTCGAAAGATACGAGCCTCGCGGTCGTGGCGCCGGGTATTGCTGAGGCGCTTGCCGCCACGGCCTACGGCCTTGCCGCCGCTATTCCCGCGACTTTGGGTTATAACCGCATTGGCGCCATGCTGGCGGGGCTCGGCCAGACGCTCAGCCATCTTGTCGAGGAACGGGCTGTCATGCTCATCAGCCGCTCATCGCAAAAATCGAAGGAGGTCGCATAA